A window of Glycine soja cultivar W05 chromosome 2, ASM419377v2, whole genome shotgun sequence genomic DNA:
aattataatataaattataaaatatcactttattttcacttttcattgtctcattttaaatataagttttaaaatttttcatatttttatggttATGTGTATTTGTTTCTGcaacttaaattttttcttatattatttattttatccaacactttatttattttttcatatcttTCTATTACAtcaatactttttatttaatattttcataaatgtaaagaatattaatatattttttatttaatattttcataaatatgaagaatattaataaaaatgacgtataaaaaatatccatattaaaaaaaatactcatttcatttgatgatgtagttattcaaatttcaccttTCAATTCTTAAACTTAAAAGTTATCTCTTTTAATCTTTATCGAAACACTTTGATTCACTTCGATAATTGTGATCCTATCTTTGGGTAAAGTGAATGTATATGTTAATCACTTCTGTAATTATAATATTGTATTAAGGTTGTTTACACTCTCAAATTATTCTTTTCTCTATATTACTTCGTTTTTTCCTTTAGATTCCAGTTTTGGTTCAAAATTATATAGTTTTGCTTAATCATTAGAGAGACAAGATGGGTAGTTGTGAATATCATAACACACTACACATTTTCTTCTTCCCCTTCTTTGCTCATGGTCATATGATACCAACCCTTGACATGGCCAAATTATTTGCAGAAAAAGGTGTCAAAGTGTTAGGAACATGACTACACTACACTATGCTATGCTAAACTACACTAACAAATACTTTCATAATTCTTTTCTACCTTTATTTAGTGTGTTAGCTCTATTTATAGATGATTACAAGTGATGATAACTACGCACTAGAGGTCAGTTAGTGCAAGAATGGAAATAACAAATTCTAGTAATTGTCTTTTAGATGGTTATAACAAACTACTGGCAGAGTAGTGGGAGATAGCAACACTACAAGTGGTTACACGAAGTCTCTAAGGTGAGTTGGTCTGGTGCTTGTCCCTTTGGGTCTATTACTTCATGGGCTTTTTTTGCTTCTGTTGTATCTAATTCCTCTTATCATTCCTTGGTCCATCAAAAataccttgtcctcaaggtgttggGTGTAGGAAAATAGAACTTGGATCCCAAATTAAAGTGGGTGTAGGAATGAGTGAATGAAGATTAGTGTTGCGGAGGTAGAGCCATTTGGTAGTGACGAGAATGGCATAAAGGGTGAGGAGGAAGGGGTGGTCGAGCTCCTTGTCTTTGACCTTGGCGGTGAACATGACGAAAAAGGATAAGTGGAGGTCGAAGGGAAGAATGTGTCGACTAGGGGGCTCCAAACGAACCCAATGAATGGTGGCCCAACGAGGGTCGCAAGAGGATGTGTGGGGCTTGCAGTTAGCGGGGAGGTGGGAAGTTATCATGGGAAGGGGAGTCAGCATGGTTTTGGCTGTTGGTGGTGACTTTGCAGAGAAAGATGGAAAAAAGTTGGCTGGTTACCATGGGAAGCAGAGTCGACATGGTTCCGGCTGGTGGTGGTGACTTCATAGAGGAAGAAGATGGGAAGGGTTGGCTGGGTTCCATGGTATTCAGTTTCAAGAGAATGACATTGAGTTTGGAGGCCATGGAAGCTTGGGTCATGGCGAAGCGGAGTTGAGCTACAGCGAGTTCGACAATGGCGGTCTCAAGGCGATCTAGGCTGGCTGAGGAAGGCTCGGCTTCCACCATTGGAGGGCAGCAGGTCAGACCAATTGATACGTATAGGACTACACTATGCTATACTAAACTACACTAGCAGGTACTTTCCTAATTCTTCTTTGCCTTTATTCAGTGTATTATCTCTATTTATAGATGATTACAAGTGACGATAACTACCCACTAGAAGTTAGTTAGTGCatgaaatggaaataaaaaattctagtaATTGTCTtttagacacacatatataggtccttcgtgtcttttcaaaatgatttgaagagatgtgtcttttcaaaaagctttttctgaaatttttcactagtaatccattacaggtttctggtaatcgattacacagttatattttgaagggtcatgacttttgaatttgaatttcaagagtttcgttgttggtaatcgattacaaacatctagtaatcgattacaggttcaaaattcaaattcaaaactttttttaaaagttatttttcaaaattatcttttgGTAATAGATTATACtgcctggtaatcaattactagagccttggatgtcttggaaacactttgttttgaaacAAGACATGATCgtgagttaatcttgaagcaacgctttgtttgttgaaataaccttgtattaatcttgaagcaatgtttatcctttgaagtaaccttgtttgattcttctttgacatcatcaaaatcatgtatttatatattcacattctttccctttttgatgatgacaatcattatcaaatgaattcttttcgacatcattaaaacctgcatgattcacaaaTTCATTTGGGTGGTCTAGAATAGCAAAAATGATGGAGAAAAGGGAGAGAAATGATTACATGATGGATTTGAGAAAAGAATGGAAGGTAAGGGACTAATCATAAGAGGGTGGGCACCTCAAGTGTTGATTCTTGAACACCAAGCGACAGGCGCGTTTGTGACACATTGTGGATGGAATTCAGTGTTGGAAGCAGTGACTGCTGGGGTTCCTGTGGTCACTTGGCCTATTGCTGCAGAACAATATTTCAATGAGAAGTTTATCACTGAGGTCCTTAAAATTAGGGTACCTGTTGGTGTTGAAAAATTTGTTGTATTGCAGGGAGATAGTATTACATGGGATGCTGTGGAGAAGGCTTTGAAGAAGATAATGATTGGGGAAGACGCCATTGAAATGAGGAACAAAACAAAAGGTGCTTTCACAGCTAGCTATGCAGGCCTTGGAAGAAGGAGGATCATCCTACTCTgatttgaatgttttaattgaaGATGCTTTTGTTATCTGAATTTCAATTATTTGCACGAAAATAGTTTGAAGTCCTGTGAACTTAAATTTAGATATGCTTAATTAAACATAACTCGATTATATTATAGCATTCTTttgtatgtattttattttggaagTCTACCAAATTTTTAAGCTGGCCAAATTTCACATTTCAGTCTTAGTGTTAGTAGCAACTGTTTCTTTTTGGAAAGTCAGGTTGTTGTGTATTAATGaatatataaggaaaaaaaatagacgGAGCTTATGCTTGAATGAATACGAATAAAGTAATATTtagtacaaataattaattatattataacttgTATTGTGTTATTTACTGAAGAAACTCAAATTCCATGGAGGATCAATAAAGTTTAAAGGTTTGCTTCATTGATACTGCTGTTACAGGGAGGATGTTAcaacttaattacaaaatgttTCTCTTTTAGAAATAATTCTGCTCAAAACATaatgaaatatcaaatataaattttaaccgaaatttaaatcttagtttatcatattataaGAAAGTAACTCTTTCTATTAGATCCAAGATATTATTGGTTATGTTTTATCTATTTTGTTTGTTGATGGTTCATAGTTGGGACAACTTCAGAAAGCTCAGCCTACATATAATCAGTCATATAAGGCCTCTTAACAGCACAAATCCTCGGATTAATATACTTAGACGATACACAGAAAAAATTtccattgatttaaaatttggggAAAAATTAGCGGTTGCgtgatatataaattttgtaccTTACGTTGAGTTGTGCATAAGTCTGGACGACTAATCTAtgtatctatttataatatttatctatttataatatgcaTGCTCTACTTTGTATATAATATATTCCATGCAACTCTCTTGAAATTGAAGTTGAGTTCTAAGCAAACTTGACCAGTACTATTGTAGTATATATCTATGCAATATATATAAGTGTTAACTAGGCTAAGAcactgaaaaattaaaataaaaaaatagaaagtggtaaaaaaaatagagaatatGAATCAAGTTGGATAAGAAGGAATCACTAGAATATAAAAGTATTGAGCCCAAAACtaccattttataaaaagactcATTCGTATTTATGCAACAAACATACTGAAGAAAAGCCTCGAACCAATggcagaaaaaacaaaaaataaataaataaatttaagttaaagagaaaataaaagaatatttttttctaagatgattatttttctttattttctttttaattaaaaaatccaatcaataaatattttcttttcattgctcCTTTCTCAACATAGACAAAAATGCaagtaaaacaaattaagaagagaaatttgttggacattttagtgtaattgatctctttattatgttaaaataagagtgcacgcttgttttaatgtaataacaagatgttcggtttaggcaaattttggaaattacatggaagttactaaaacttccatcaacggttggaagttacatggaagttactaaaacttctaTCAACgacagtttttaaaaagaaataacttccatcaaccgccaaaaaccacctgttctttgatcataaataatcattatggttcagaaagcataacgggtgacaaaacatacaagaccaaaacaaaactcttgaattataatcttctaattttatccgattgaacaattttggttgaaccctgaaatttgattcaatctgaaagtgttatacacgacttcagatttatccagtatcatctcgatttttcaaattaaccaacaaaagattgaatcaaatttttcgagatgacgaacgatagttcgaagatgacaagcaagtttgcgaagttggacaagtttgaagggcaggatttcagaagatggcagaagaagatgcactttctcttgacaaaattgaatgtggtgtatgtgctgagtacaccgatgccggtgtatatggaagacgaaactctggatcaaataaggaagcgttcgaaatgggagaacgacgattacatttgtcgtggacacattctgaatggtatgtctgactctctctttgatatttatcaaaatgttgagtctgctaaggaattatatgactctcttgaatccaagtatatggcagaagatgcttcaagtaacaaattcttagttagtaatttctttaattacaaaatgattgatttgAGGCCTATTATGgaacaatataatgaactgctgcggattttgggtcaatttactcaacatgatttgaaaatggatgaatccattgcagtttcatctataattgataaactgccttcttcttggaaagacttcaagcataccttgaaacataagaaggaagagttgactctggttcaactcggtagtcatttcatgattgaggagtcgctgagggctcaagaaattgacaaagtcaatgataaaaacatagcaggttcctcttccattaatatggtagaggaaagtggaacagttaagcaaaattacaatgctaaaggtaacaaacgaaaatttcaaggaaataagaacaaaggtccaaacaaacagacaaaattgtcatgttggaagtgtgggaaacctggtcatttaaagagggattgctgggtgttcaaaggaaagaacaaagctggtccaagtgggtctaatgatcctgaaaagcagcaaggtcagattgtagtgaataattttaatttgaatacgaattcaaattatgtatcatTAATATCAGATGCATTCTATGTGTAGGAtgatgacgttgcttggtggtttgaatcgggagcaacaagccatgtgtgcaaagattgtcgttggttcaaggaatttagaccaatcgatgatggctctaatgtgaagatgggcaatgttgcaactgaaccaatcctaggattaggttgtgtgaatttagtttttacttccggaaaaagtttgtatttggataatgtcttatttgtacctggtattcgtaagaacttattgtctggtatagttttaaataattgtggtttcaagcaagtacttgaaagtgacaagtacatcttgtcaagacatggttcgtttgttggatttggttatcgttgtaatggaatgtttaaattaaacattgaggttccttttgttcatgaatctgtttgtatggcctcgtgtagttctataattaatatgacaaaatcagaaatttggcatgctagattaggacatgttcattacaaaagattaaaagatatgtcaaaaacaagtatgattcctccttttgatatgaacattgaaaaatgcaaaacttgcatgttgacaAAGAccactaggaaaccttttaaggatgttaaaagtgagactaaagtctcataccttattcatagtgatttgtgtgatttgcatgctattccatcattaggtcataaaaaatatcttgttacttttattgatgatgcatcaaggtattgttatgtatatttattaaatacaaaagatgaagctcttgataaatttaaaatttataagaaagagataaaacttcatcaaaatgggctaatcaaaactcttcgtacggataggggaggtgagtattatgatccggtttattttcaatctactggaataatacatcaaactacaactccctatacaccacaacagaatggtgtagccgaaaggaagaatagaaccttgaaagaaatggtgaattccatgttatcctattcgggtttaagtgaaggattttggggtgaggctatgttgacagcctgttacttgttgaaccgaattcctaacaaaaggaataaggttaccccatatgaactttggctaaggcatacagtcaagtgtataatgggaagtctagacacttgggtgttagacacaacatggttcgggagttaatcatgcatggtgtgatatcagtggagtttgtgagaactcagcataatttggccgatcatttaaccaaagggttaagtagagatctcgtgaaaaggttggctgtgggattaggattaaagtccatctgaaatctcttatgttaagatacccaattcccatctaatatgacattaggtgctgaattcaatgtggaaagcttaacatgtagagattggaacacatcatcgaaagtatcccaaaaggtatgtgttcggttctgcaagttaaggaggttgaagtataacttctcaatggttcttttgaaaaattgcatttgcaggtgcaagaaagaaaaagactacctatataagcatgaagtttagccgcttcaagaagctgggacttggctttgatatgcttatgaaggataaggacacaggctagtaaactagtgtcgagcaagagtaatgttataaactattgtgcagattatcttcatgtattcattgtgaatagaaagggttcaatccttagtgacaccttgatattcgaatatttgaaacatgtaatttgctaagatgaaattcaatcgtcacgatatttcatctatgcagtagtttgttgtatgttatgactttgatgatttgatcggtaattacactaaaatgggggaggtttgttggacattttagtgtaattgatctctttattatgttaaaataagagtgcacgcttgttttaatgtaataacgagatgttcggtttaggcaaattttggaaattacatggaagttactaaaacttccatcaatggttggaagttacatgaaagttactaaaacttctaTCAACgacagtttttaaaaagaaataactttcatcaaccgccaaaaatcacctgttctttgatcataaataatcattctggttcagaaagcataacgggtgacaaaacatacaagaccaaaacaaaactcttgaattataatcttctgattttatccgattgaacaattttggttgaaccccgaaatttgattcaatctgaaagtgttatacacaacttcagatttatccagtatcatctcgatttttcaaattaaccaacaaaattTGTCTTGACTTGACACGAAAAAGGTTAACCAAATGTCCTGTTAACCATGTGCCACTAATCAATGCTGCAACCTTCCGTCAAATTAATTGATGAATTAACATGCAACTATCTTCCAAACATGCAAATATCTTCAAAAGATGGGTGTGGAGAAACAATTCTCACATGCTTCCCACCAACAACCATCATTCTACTTCACGTTTCTATTTTCCGACCAACAACCATCGAGAAACAATTAACTGATTTGTGACTGCTTAGATGTAATTAAATGTTGTATTAAATATAGTAttcgaataaaaatattaaatattgtcGTAACGACATTAGTACATTCGAATGATCATACTTTTGGATATGATAATGATGTTACAAGGttaagtgtgtgtgttttttttataacaaggaCGACAAGGAGGATCGAATCTTAAGTTTTTATGTATGTATCCAACTCTAATCATTAGGCTAATCCTAATAGCTCTAAGGCAAAGTTTAacacaaaaaatacaaaaaatatatatttatcatatatataatcatgCAATTAGTGAATTTCTAATCTAATTGTGGGACATTATTTATGTGAAAAATGTTAATAGCATATTCttttaaatgcatttttttttattatggataattaaatttttttatatcacttGTGAGTCTTATATTTgtgattttctaatttttaataactttttaacaAATTGTAGAAAGTATGTTAAAAAGAATTTGTATCTATCTCTTCTCATGTTCATGTTATACAtaactctatttttattttttgaattagttCTACTTATGTAATACCAAACCTGCTTTGCTACTCTTTTTTTATAGCTCTCAATTCATTTCTCTTACAATttaaagttcattttttttccctcaacaacatgtatctcttttttttctttgatttaaatTCAAGAACAAAGAGTTGTGAAACAACTGCCACGTGCAACCTCCATTCTACTTCGTGTTTCTATCCCCCACCCTCCATATATTATTCAACTCATAAATCACAACTCAAAAAGTCCACACTTATTAtggataattaaatttttttatatcacttGTGAGTCTTATATTTgtgattttctaatttttaataactttttaacaAATTGTAGAAAGTATGTTAAAAAGCATTTGTATCTATCTCTTCTCATGTTCATGTTATACAtaactctatttttattttttgaattagttCTACTTATGTAATACCAAACCTGCTTTGCTACTCTTTTTTTATAGCTCTCAATTCATTTCATTTCTCTTACAATttaaagttcatttttttccctCAACAGCAtgtatctcttttttttctttgatttaaatTCAAGAACAAAGAGTTGTGAAACAACTGCCACGTGCAACCTCCATTCTACTTCGCGTTTCTATCCCCCACCCTCCATATATTATTCAACTCATAAATCACAACTCAAAAAGTCCACACttatttttatgccttttgatgAGTTCTATTAAATACTTCACACTCTAATACCAAAAGGCAAAAATATTCATACTAGAATCCCCTCTTTTCCCAagtgttttccttttcttattactTACCAAACAGTTCTAGTTCAAGTGCAAAAGTTCTACCAACTTGCTTACTTTACTACTGAAAAAGATGAGCAATGAAGTTCGTTCTTTGCATGTATTCTTCATCCCTTTCTTGGCACATGGCCATATCATACCAACCATTGACATGGCCAAACTATTTGCTGGAAAGGGTCTGAAGACCACAATAATCACCACACCCCTTAACGTACCTTTCATCTCCAAAGCCATCGGAAAAGCCGAATCCGAATCCAACGACAACAACGTGATCCATATCGAAACCATCGAGTTCCCTTATGCAGAGGCTGGTTTACCTAAAGGCTGTGAAAACACCAACTCCATCACTTCCATGCATTTATACCCTGCGTTCTTCAAAGCACTTGGGTTACTACAACACCCCTTTGAGCAACTTTTGCTTCAGCAACACCCAAATTGTGTTGTTGCTGATGTTATGTTCCCATGGGCTACTAATTCTTCAGCAAAATTTGGAGTTCCTAGCCTTGTGTACGATGGGACTAGTTTCTTCTCCATATGCGCCAACGAATGCACGAGGCTCTACGAGCCTTACAAGAATGTTTCTTCTGATTCAGAACCCTTTGTGATTCCCAACCTTCCCGGTGAGATTACAATGACAAGGATGCAGGTGTCACCTCATGTCATGAGCAATAAGGAAAGTCCCGCCGTGACCAAATTGTTGGAGGAAGTGAAAGAATCGGAGCTGAAAAGCTATGGTATGGTTGTTAATAGCTTCTATGAACTCGAGAAGGTTTATGCAGATCATTTAAGGAACAATCTTGGAAGAAAAGCATGGCATGTTGGTCCAATGTTTCTTTTCAACAGGgttaaagaagaaaaagcaCATAGAGGAATGGATGCATCTATTAATGATGAGCATGAGTGCTTAAAGTGGCTTGACACGAAGGAACCGAATTCAGTTGTTTATGTGTGCTTTGGAACTACAACAAAGTTAACTGATTCTCAacttgaggatattgccattgGTCTAGAGGCTTCAGGGCAACAATTCATCTGGGTCGTGAGGAAAAGCGAAAAAGATGGAGTTGATCAATGGCTACCTGATGGATTTGAGGAAAGGATAGAAGGTAAGGGACTAATCATAAGAGGGTGGGCGCCTCAAGTGTTGATTCTTGAACACGAAGCGATTGGCGCGTTTGTGACGCATTGCGGATGGAATTCAATTTTGGAAGGAGTGGTTGCAGGGGTGCCTATGGTGACTTGGCCTATTGCTTATGAGCAATTTTTCAATGAGAAGTTGGTGGCCGAGATCCTCAAAATTGGAGTACCTATTGGAGCTAAGAAATGGGCTGCAGGAGTTGGGGATACTGTTAAGTGGGAGGCAGTGGAGAAGGCTGTGAAAAGGATAATGATTGGGGAAGAAGCAGAAGAAATGAGGAACAAAGCCAAGGGGTTTTCTCAACTAGCTAGACAATCTGTGGAAGAAGGAGGATCTTCTTACTCAGATTTGGATGCTTTAATTGCAGAGTTGGGTTCACTCTCCTACTCAAATGAGTAATGTTATAGTTACTTATATGTTTCTACTATTCCTCCTATTGCTctataaaataagtattaaataaaaaaggaaatgtaTTTGATTTGTTTGAGCATCTTTAATGGAGATGTTTTAAGTGATGTGAGCTTAATAAGAATTTTGTAAGTGTGGGTGAAATACCAAATGTTTACATAAGCACACTGCGCATATGCTAAAATTGTTTGAAGTCCTGCTGTTGCTACATTTATAAAGCAgtaatactaaaaaatatagtaGGTAACGGTTGGGTAGAGTCCCTTGCATTCAATTTCACGCGTTTACACTCTGAATATACACCATTGAATGCTTGGATTAATTGAGATATGGTTATTCTaacttattaaaatttcaatggCATAACCCTCTCAAGTCATAACTAAGTTTTCTAAAATACTTTATAACTCATTCTTTTAATGATTATATTCATAACCCTCAAGTCAATAAGAATGACTACTAAAATTTGAGAACCTACTATATACAACAGACTAAcactacttttatttttcatcactAACGGTATATATAAGTTTTTGCTACCAACATACTCACACTTATTGTTCATGTATAATGAAGCTTCAATGTGCTAACTCCTGGTATTTCAATGTTAACACACATCAAGCATTGTTCTACAATTGGTCTTGAACTGTTTCGAGTCAGATTTTAGAAAAATGTGTTTGCTTTTTGCTTTTATGATGTAGAAAAGCTACAAACACGTGCGATGAATGTTTCCTCGGTTAACTTGCAGTGTCTATAATATCAATTAatcttgtatatttttttgagcATTTGTCTTAATCATATAATGACATCGACTTCTATTTATGTACGAAATCATATCCAAGGAAGGGTCTCCAAGTATGATATAACCTCTTTGTTATTTCGAATATGAATATAACTAAAGTTCTCTGTGGGTAAGTGCATTTTATCTGCACCAAAAAAGGATCAAAGGGTAATACACTTCTATTCTATTTCAATCAGTTGATAAGTGCATTTTTATTGACATAAGTAATGGATTGTCATACGGAGTACatcatatttttatgaaatcGATAGAACTTCAAACTATTTTAGTTCAAATCATCGAAATTTAGAT
This region includes:
- the LOC114386267 gene encoding scopoletin glucosyltransferase-like, translated to MSNEVRSLHVFFIPFLAHGHIIPTIDMAKLFAGKGLKTTIITTPLNVPFISKAIGKAESESNDNNVIHIETIEFPYAEAGLPKGCENTNSITSMHLYPAFFKALGLLQHPFEQLLLQQHPNCVVADVMFPWATNSSAKFGVPSLVYDGTSFFSICANECTRLYEPYKNVSSDSEPFVIPNLPGEITMTRMQVSPHVMSNKESPAVTKLLEEVKESELKSYGMVVNSFYELEKVYADHLRNNLGRKAWHVGPMFLFNRVKEEKAHRGMDASINDEHECLKWLDTKEPNSVVYVCFGTTTKLTDSQLEDIAIGLEASGQQFIWVVRKSEKDGVDQWLPDGFEERIEGKGLIIRGWAPQVLILEHEAIGAFVTHCGWNSILEGVVAGVPMVTWPIAYEQFFNEKLVAEILKIGVPIGAKKWAAGVGDTVKWEAVEKAVKRIMIGEEAEEMRNKAKGFSQLARQSVEEGGSSYSDLDALIAELGSLSYSNE